GAAGCCGGCAAAGCCCGACCCGATCGTCTTCATGGCCGGCGGCCCCGGCGAGGCGGCGATTCTCGACGCGCCGTTCCTCGTCGAGGCCGGCGTCAATAGCGATCGCGACATCATCATCATGAATCAGCGTGGAACGCTGTATGACGATCCCGACCTCAGCTGCCCCGAGCTGGACCGATTCAACGCCGCGCAGGTAAGTCTGGCCTTCGATGCGCCCTCGACCGGCCGGGCGCAGGCCGCAGCGGCGGCCGCGTGCCGTAGCCGGCTCGTTCGCCGCGGCATCGATCTCAGCTCGTACAATACGACCGAAAACGAAGCCGACTTCGTGGCGCTCCGGCAAGCGCTCGATATCCGCCAATGGAACGTCTACGGATATTCCTACGGAACCGATCTCGCGCTGTCGCTGATGCGCGATCATCCCGAGGGCATCCGCACCGTCACACTCGATTCCGTCGTACCACCGGATGTCGTCAGTCTTCCTTGGACGTGGAGCAGCTTCCACGAGGGCATTACCACGATCGTCAACGACTGTCGGGCACAGCCGGCATGCGCGCGTCAATATCCGAACCTCATGGCGAAACTCGAGAAGATCGTGCAGCGCCTGGAGGCGCACCCGATCGTCCGCCAAGTCGTGCCGCCGCAGGGCGGAAGCGCCGTAAAAGTCGTGTTGGACGGCGGCGCCGTCGTCGACTCGATCGTCGGAAACCGGCCGAAGCCGGGAGATATGCCGCGAGCGATTACCGAGCTCGCCAACGGCAACCCGCAACTCTTCCTCCAAGCCCGTTCGGCCGGAGCGCACGTCGCCGCCGTTCCGGAACAGGCGCTCGGCATGACGCACAGCTTGGTCTGTCGCGAGTGGGAACCGTACGGATCGCCTGCGTCGATCTTGCGAGCCGGACGGCAGCTGTTTCCGACATGGCCGTCCACGGTCTTGATCAACGCGCCCCAGCTGCCGTTCGAGCAGGAACTCTGTAAGGAATGGAACGTTCCCGCGGGGCCCGCGTCGCAGCGCGTCCGCGTGCGCAGCGACATCCCCACGCTCGTCGTATCCGGCGCGGTCGACGCAAAGACGGGCGCCGAGTGGGGACGATACGCCGCGAGCACGCTGTCGCGCTCCACCTACGTGAACGTCCGGGGGCGGACGCACTGGGTGATCGCACAATCCCCGTGCGCGCAAAAAATCTTCCGATCGTTCTTGCAAACACCCCTCTCTCCAACGACGTCGTGCCTCGCCGCGGCGCCGGGAATCGACTTTAAATGAGACTGATGCTTTGGCCCGCTTTCGTGGTTTGCGCGCTGCTGGGCTTACCCGCGAGCGCGTCCGTTGCCACGACCGCACCCTCGGCAACGCCGGTTTTCGTTCCCGGTCCGTGTCCCGCGCCGCCGCAGCCGATCGCCGAGTTGCAACGCGCGCGCTGCGGGCAGCTCGTCGTTCCCGAAGACCGGCAGCGTCCCAACGCGCCGACGATCCGGCTCTCGGTGGCGATCGTCGCGGCGGCGTCGCCGCAAAAGAAGCGCGACCCGATTGTCTGGCTTGCGGGGGGCCCGGGTGACGATGCAATTACGGAGATACCGATGGCCATGGCCGGAAGGCTCAACGCCGATCGCGACGTGATCTTCATGTCGCAGCGAGGCACCTATACCGCCCAGCCCAGGTTGGCGTGCCCCTCGGTCGACCGTTGGCCGGCCGAGACGTTGAACATGCCGTACGATGCCCCGGCGACGGGAAAAGCGTACTCGGTAGCGACGCTCGAGTGCCGAAAACAACTCGCGTCGCGGACCTCCGACCTCGGCGCGTACAACACGTTGGAGAGTGCCGCCGACCTCGACGATCTACGCGTCGCGCTGCATATCGCGAAATGGAACGTCTACGGCATCTCGTACGGAACCGATCTCGCGCTCACGTACCTGCGCGACTATCCGGGCGGCATTCGATCCGTCGTTATCGACGGTGTTTTTCCGCCGTCGCTCGCCGGCGGAAGCGCGGCCTGGACCAGCGCCGGCGAGGGCATCAACGCCGTGTTCAAGGCGTGTCAGCAGCAAGCGCCGTGCCGGAAACGTTATGGCGACATCGGCGCGACGTTCCGGCGGCTCGTCAACCAATACGAAGCATCGCCGAAAACCGTCGCCGTCGAGGTCCCCGGCCATTCCGGCAAGGTGAGCGTCAAGATCAGCGGCGGCATGCTGGTCCAGTGGACGATCTCCCCGGGGACGCATCTCGCGGCGAAGGTTCCCGCAGCGATCGACGCGCTCGCCCACGGCGATCCGGCGCCGATCGCATCGACCTGGGCGGCACCAAGAATCGATGCCGGCAGTGTCGGCGTTCTCGGCAACGGCCTCTTCTACGGCGTCTCGTGCGGCGAGTGGGTGCCGTACGAAACGGCGGCCAGCGTCTTTGCATCCGGGCGACGCGCGTTTCCGACGTTTCCAGCCTCCGTCCTGCGAAACGCGCCGAACCTGCCCTTCATGCGCGAAAACTGCAGCGACTGGAACGTGCCGGCGATCTCTTCGTCGGTTCGAGCGGCTACCGAAAGCCGCTTGCCCGTACTCGTGATCAACGCTCAATTCGACGGTCAAACGGCCGCATCGTTCGGTTCGTACGTCGCGAAGAAGCTTCCGAACTCGGTCGTCGTAACGATCCCCAACGTCGCGCACGTCGCCTTCGGCAGCCCCTCGGCATCCGCGAACGCATGCGCTTATGCCATCACGCGGTCGTTCTTCGAGGTGCTCATTAAGGCCGACACCTCGTGCGTTCGCACGGTCTCTCCGACGAAGTTCGTGCTCTGACGGGCGCCCCATCCGCAGCATGGCGGACGGCCGCTTCGAAAAGCCTGAAGCGATGGGCCGCACTTACGGGGTGAGCAGCACGTTCCCGATCCCGTTCTTCGTGAACGCAGCCTGCGCGGCGCCTGCGTCCCTTTCTTTTCGCACCAGACGCGGCAAAAGACCCATCTTCATCGGGTCTCGCCAGTCCGGCTACTTGAGGATGTTGACGGCCCGAGCGGCGACGACCGATATCGTCATGAGCGAAATTGCCGCTTCGATTATCGTGTACATTCGAGCTCGCGTCGTCAGCGGCGGAGCGTCGGTTGCGCTGAACGCCGTCGAGGTTGTGAATGAGAGATAGACGCAGTCGAGAAAGGCGATCGGCGTAGCGGTTCCTTTGCAGGTGGGAAAGGCAAACTCTTGCTCCGACCAACGGTAAACGACGGCGAACATGATGATGTTGCTGACCCAGATGAACAAGGCCGTCTCGATCAATCGGGCGCCATCGATTGATTCCCCATGATTGACGATCATGCGCACGACCTGAACCGTACTCGCCAAAATGTTCAGTCCGAACACGACCGCGGCGATCG
This portion of the Candidatus Binatia bacterium genome encodes:
- a CDS encoding alpha/beta fold hydrolase, with the protein product MMRPFLVSLVALAAFFAASREAQASPQFQTAPCPKTPEPMKALRHARCGYLIVPEDRSKPGGRTIRLAVAIVPAASKPAKPDPIVFMAGGPGEAAILDAPFLVEAGVNSDRDIIIMNQRGTLYDDPDLSCPELDRFNAAQVSLAFDAPSTGRAQAAAAAACRSRLVRRGIDLSSYNTTENEADFVALRQALDIRQWNVYGYSYGTDLALSLMRDHPEGIRTVTLDSVVPPDVVSLPWTWSSFHEGITTIVNDCRAQPACARQYPNLMAKLEKIVQRLEAHPIVRQVVPPQGGSAVKVVLDGGAVVDSIVGNRPKPGDMPRAITELANGNPQLFLQARSAGAHVAAVPEQALGMTHSLVCREWEPYGSPASILRAGRQLFPTWPSTVLINAPQLPFEQELCKEWNVPAGPASQRVRVRSDIPTLVVSGAVDAKTGAEWGRYAASTLSRSTYVNVRGRTHWVIAQSPCAQKIFRSFLQTPLSPTTSCLAAAPGIDFK
- a CDS encoding alpha/beta hydrolase encodes the protein MRLMLWPAFVVCALLGLPASASVATTAPSATPVFVPGPCPAPPQPIAELQRARCGQLVVPEDRQRPNAPTIRLSVAIVAAASPQKKRDPIVWLAGGPGDDAITEIPMAMAGRLNADRDVIFMSQRGTYTAQPRLACPSVDRWPAETLNMPYDAPATGKAYSVATLECRKQLASRTSDLGAYNTLESAADLDDLRVALHIAKWNVYGISYGTDLALTYLRDYPGGIRSVVIDGVFPPSLAGGSAAWTSAGEGINAVFKACQQQAPCRKRYGDIGATFRRLVNQYEASPKTVAVEVPGHSGKVSVKISGGMLVQWTISPGTHLAAKVPAAIDALAHGDPAPIASTWAAPRIDAGSVGVLGNGLFYGVSCGEWVPYETAASVFASGRRAFPTFPASVLRNAPNLPFMRENCSDWNVPAISSSVRAATESRLPVLVINAQFDGQTAASFGSYVAKKLPNSVVVTIPNVAHVAFGSPSASANACAYAITRSFFEVLIKADTSCVRTVSPTKFVL